Part of the Gemmatimonadales bacterium genome is shown below.
CGCCACCGCGATCATCCGTCCCGGCCGAACTCGTCCGCTCACCTCCGCCGCACGCGGTCCCTCGCCCAGCGCGCGCAGCCGGAACCCCCACCAGGTGCGGGCAAAGATCCATGCCAGCACACCCGCGACAATCAGCGCAACGACAAACCCGACATGCAGCCGTGTGCCGGGGAGCATCGGCAGTCGTGCGGCCTCCGTAATCGGCGCGCTCTGCGGGTAGATCCCCGACGGCTCCTGCATCGGCCCCTGGACCATCCAGCTCACCAGCGACTCGGCCACGAAGTTGAGCAGCAGTGTGCTGATCACCTCGAGCACCCCGAAACGAAGCTTCAGCAGCACCGGCAGCGCCATCCAGAGCGCACCCCCCACGATGCCCGCCAACGCCACACTCGGCAGCGCCAACCACGGCGACCATCCGCCGACGTGCACCCCCACCCACGTGGCCGCAATCGCACCGGCGTAGAACTGCCCCTCGGCGCCAATGTTGAGCGCACCGCCGCGGAGCGCGAGCGCAAATCCAAGCCCGATCAGGATGAGCGGCACCGAGCGGAGCAGCGTGGCGCCGGTGAACGCCCGCCACGAACCGAAGGCGCCATCCCAGAGCGCTGCGAGTGCGGCGCCCGCATCGTACCCCGCCAGGTGCAACCCGACCGCGAGAATAAGCAGGCCGACTGCGAGCGCCGCCACGCCGGTGCCGAGTGCCCGGAGGTTACCTCGCATCGGACGCGCCCGACCGAAGCATCATCTCGCCAAGGCGATGCCGGTCCGCTCCAGGCGGCGCCTCGACAATCGCGCCGTTTGCCGCCACCAGGATCCTGTCACCCAGCTCCAACACTTCGTCCAGGTCGTTCGAGTAGACCAGCACCGCAGCGCCGGCCGAGGCGGCGGCGCGCAGGTGCGCGTGGACATCCGCCGCCGCCTGCAGATCGAGCCCGCGGGTCGGGTTCTCCGCCACCAGCACGCGGGGCCGCCGCTCGAGCGCCCTCGCAATCAGCAGCTTCTGCTGATTGCCCCCGCTCAGGCTCCCTGCCTTTGCATTCGCCCCCCCGGCGCGCACGTCGAACTCCTCAAGGAGCTTGGTCGTTCGGGCGCCAGCCTCCGTCCAGTGTACCTGCCGCACTCCACGTCCACTGATCCACGGTGCCACGCGCCCCACACCAAGCACGACATTCTCGGTGAGCGACAGCGTGGGGATCAACCCTTCCGTGGTGCGGTCCTCTGGCACGAACGCAACCGGCCCGGCCACCTTCAATGCGCCCCGACGCGGGGGCAGAAGCTGCGCCACCGCACGGAGCAGCTCCCGCTGACCGTTCCCCTCCACGCCAGCCACCGCGACCAGCTCACCGCCCCGGATGGTGAAGGAAGCGCGGCGCAGTCCTGGACCGGATTCCCCCTGGACCTCGAGCCCATCGCACTGGATCAGCGCAGGGCCCTCACCCGTTGCGTGGCGGCGAGGCGCCCTGGTCAGTGCACCGCCGATCATCGCTTCGGTGAGCAACTCCGCCGTCACATCGGCACGCGGCGCCGCGAGCGTCACCACTCCCCGGCGCAGCACCGTCACCCGGTCGGCAGCCGCCAGCGCCTCATCGAGTTTGTGCGTGATGAGCACCACCGCGCCGCCTGTGCGGGTGAACTCCCGCACGAACTGGAACAACTCCTCCGCCTCGGCGGGGGCCAGGACCGCGGTCGGTTCGTCGAGGAGGAGGATGCGGGCGTCGGAGGCGAGCGCCTTCACGATCTCCAGGCGCTGCTTCAGTGCGACCGAGAGTTCACTGGCGGTCTGGAGGGGATCGAGATGGAGAGCAAGCCGAGCGGTGAGTTCGGCGGTACGCCGACGAAGCGGCGCGGGAGCAACCGGCCAGCCGGCGGCGAGCGCAATGTTCTCCATGACCGACAGCGCCGGCACCGCCGTCGAGTGCTGGTGCACCATCCCGATGCCAAGGCGACGGGCGTCGCGTGGGGAACCGAACCGGACGGGCATACCATCGACCGAAATTGTACCAGCCTCGGGGCGGAGCAGCCCGTCGGCGATATGCATGAGCGTGGACTTGCCGGCGCCGTTCTCGCCGAGGACGGCGTGGACTTCCCCAGCACGCACGACGAGGTCCACGCCGTGGAGCGCCCGCACCGATCCGAAGGATTTGGAGATGCCGGTGAGCGACAGGGACATCAGCAGACCAGACCTAGAAGGTCGTTCCCCCTCTCCATCTCATGGAGAGGGGGAGAGGGGGTGAGGCTACAAGACGGGGCGGGCAGGCAGGGCGGCGGAGGGGCAGAAACAACCGCGCCCGAGGGCTCGTGTCGCTTCAGCGACATCAGCCGCGAGCCCTGCCTCGCGGCCCCGCAGTCCCGCCGACGACCTACATCCCCGTCGGATGCCGGTGGAACTCCCATGGCAACTCGAAGCGGAGGCCGAGGTGCTGGGCAAGCGCCTGCACACCAACCTGCTCGGTTGCGTAGTGGCCGGCGTAGATCAGGTTGATGCCGAGCTCCATCGCGTCGAAATAGGTGTGATGGGGCCCCTCGCCAGTGATCAGTGTGTCGATGTCGGCGGCGATCGCCTCGGCAATGAACCCGCCCCCGTTCCCCGTCACGATGCCGACCCGCTGGGTCGTCGCTGGCCCACCGGGAATCAGGCGCGCGGCGTCGCCCAGCTGTCCCTCGATCCGCTTCACCAGTTCTTCCCGCGCCAGCGACAGCTCGCCGTACACGCCGAGCCGCTGGCCCTTGTACTCGCCGAACCACCCCTCGAGGTCGATATCGAGCCGCCGCGCGAGCACGATGTTGTTCCCCAAGTCAGGATGCAGGTCCAGCGGAATGTGGGCGGAGTAGAGCGCAATGTTGCGGTCGAAGAGCGCCCGGACTCGCCTATACCGCCGTCCAGTGAGCGGCACGTTGCCGTCCCACAGCAATCCATGGTGGACCAGGAGCAGGGTGCCGCCCTCGCTACCCGCCGCCGCGGCATTTTCGATGGCCTCGAGCGAGGCGTCGACCGCCGCCACGATACGGTCCACCGTGCCTCCGTTCTCCACCTGGAGTCCGTTGACGGCGTTCCCCTCGTCCGGAACCTCGCGCACCCGCAGCAGGGTGTCGAGGTACTCAGCAACTTCTGCAACTGGAACGGCGTGTTCGCTCATTGGTCATCCTGCTGTCGGATGCTGTCCTCGGCGGCGCGGACGCGCGCAGCCAGCGCGGGTGGGACCATCGAATCGAGGGCGGGGTTCGGCACGTACCGCACCACGCCACTGGCCAGCCCGAACGACTCGACCTTTGGGGTGAAGGTACCTCCCTGCACCTCGCGCGCGACCAGCAGCAGCGCGCGCGGCAGATCGATCACCGCCGAGCCGATGACCCGGGTAGGCGCGAGCGCGGTCTGGTCGGCGTTGGCGCCGAAGACGTACACGCCCGGTGCTTCCTTCGCGGCCTGGAAGACACCGATGGCCGCCGCGTCGGCGTTGTGGTGCAGCATGTCAGCGCCCACGCGAATCAGCGCCCGCGCGGCCTCGCGCCCCAGGGCGGCGTCGTCCCAGTTGTTCAGGTAGGTGGTCCGGCTTTGGACCTTCGGATTCACCGCGCGCGCACCGGCCACCCACGCATCGGAGGCCTCGCGTACCGGCGGCAGTTCCACGCCGCCCACAAACCCGATCACCCCGCTCTTGGTCAGCCCTCCCGCCACCATCCCCGCCAGGTAGCTCGCCTCACTCAACCGGAAGATCAGCGGGGCCACATTGCCCTGCACCCGTTCGCCGGAGGTAATGATGAACACCACGGCGGGATAGTCGGCGCTGACCCGTTCGGCTGGCCCCTGGAACTCGAACCCGTGGCCGAAGACCAGGTTGTAGCCCTGCGCCGCGTAGGTTCGGAGCGCCTCCTCCTGCTCCGCCGGCGTGCGCGCCTCGACGTGGCTGACGGGGACGCCGAGCGAATCATGAATCTGCCCGAGCCCGGTGAAGGCGCCGGAGTTCCACGCCGCGTCGGCGATGGAGCCGGGTGTGACAAGTGCCACACGAAACGGCGCCGGCGCCTCCCGTGTGGCACAGCCGGCCAGCAGCGCGCCGGCCAGCACCCAACCCAGCGCGCGGTGCACCATCACCCCTTGGGACCGAGCTCCGGCCTCGACTCTGGCTTCGGCTCCACCTTTGGCTCCACCTTCGGTGCCGCCTTCGGATCCTTTGCCGAACCCATCTTGATCGACCCGTTCACGCTGCCGCCTTCCAGCACGACGATCCGCCTGGTGAACACGTCGCCCTGCACCTCGGCGGTGGTCTGCACCTCGACGCGATCCGTGGCGTGCACGTTTCCTTCCACCCGTCCACCGATCACCGCCTCGGCAGTGTGAATGTCGCCCTGGACCAGCGCACCCGGCGCCACGAGCGCCTGGGTGTTGGCGCGAATGATGCCCTTGACCTTCCCTTCAATCTTCACGACCCCCTCGGTCTGGAGGTCGCCGGTCACGGTCAGGTCCTTGGCGATGATCGAGAGGGAGGTGTGATCGGTGCGCCGGCGCATCTGATTCACTTCCGGCTCGCGCGGTGTGTTGGAAAAGATGGCCATTATCGGGAGTCCTCGTTCACCATGGTGAGGGGATCGATGGTCTCATCGCCCCGACGAATTTCGAGATGCAGGTGGGGCGCGGTGGAGCGCCCGGTGTTGCCCGAGAGACCGATCACGTCGCCGGCATTGACCAGTTGGCCGGTGGTGACCAGTGAGCGGGAAAGATGCCCGTACTTTGACGCGTAGCCGTCCGGATGACTGATCAGGACAAAGATCCCGTACTCCGGATCGTTCCCGCTGTCGATCACTGTCCCGCCGCCGACGGCGCGGACCGGCGTACCGATCGTCACCGCCAGGTCCACGCCCGTGTGTTCTTCCTCGGTGCCGCCGGCGGGTACCAGCCCGCGGGTCATGTACCCTGCGGCGTCCAGCGGCCACCGATAGGGTACCGTCGGTCCGGGCGGAAGCGTGACGCGTGGTCCTGGAGGCGCCGCATTCACCGGGGGCGCGAGGGGCAGCGAGTAGGCGAGCGCGATCGGATCGGGCACGATGTCCGCACCCACCATCTCGCGGAGCCTTCCATACCGCCGCTCCACGCTGTCAAGCGCCGCGGCCAGCTCCCGCACCTTGCCGGTCTCGGCCTCCAGCCGAGCCACGTCCTCCCGGAGCCGCGGCACGCTCGCCGCCGCCTTGAGGAGGGGGGCATACCACGCACCGACGACCAGCGCTGACACCAGCAACACCGCGCCGGTGCCCACCAGGATGCGGAAGAGCCAGATCGGCATCCGGAAGGTGCGTGAGTTTACCTCCCCGTCGCGGTGCACCATCACCGTGATCTGGGGGCGCGGGGTCTTCATCCCTCGAACGGAGTGCCGAGGATGAGTTCGAGCAGGCGGGCCAGATCGTCGTTCGAGTAGTAGCTCAACTGCACGATGCCCCGTCCCTTGCGGCGCTGGGTCACCCGCACGTCGGTGCCCAGGTGCTTGCGGAGGGCGTCCTCCACCCGCTGCACTTCGGCGCTGACGGGACCGGGCTCCGCGCGCTTGGTCTTCGGGCGCTTCGCGGAGTCCGGACCTTGGCGTACCCGGGCCTCCATTTCACGCACCGACCAGCCGTCCGCCACCGCCTGGCGGCCCAGCTTCACGATCAGCTTGGCGTCAGTCAGCCCCAGCAAGGCACGCGCGTGCCCGGCCGAGAGGGCGCCGTGGTCGACGAGATCGCGTACCGCCTCGGGGAGTCCCAGCAGCCGAAGCAGGTTCGCCACGGTGGACCGGTCCCGACCGACGAGCCGCGCCACTTCCGCCTGCGCCACGCCGAACTGTTCCTGGAGCCGTTGGTACCCGAGCGCCTCGTCGATGGGCGAGAGGTCGTCGCGTTGCAGGTTCTCGATCAGCGCCAGCGTGAGCAGGGTCTTGTCGTCTGCGTCCTTGATGACGGCGGGAATGCGGGTCCATCCGAGGCGCTGCACGGCGCGCCAGCGGCGCTCGCCGGCAATCAATTCGTAGCTGGATCCCTGTGGCCGCACGACAACCGGCTGCAGCAGGCCCGACGCCTCGATGCTGGCCACCAGTTCCTTGAGCGGTTCTTCGTCGACGCGGGTGCGGGGCTGAAAGGGGTTCGGCCGGATCGACGTGACCGGCAGCTCGCGGAGGTTTCCTTCCTTCTCCGCCTGCTCCTTCGAGACCGGACCAAGCAGCGCCTCGAGGCCGCGGCCGAGACGACGGGCTTCACTCACGATTGCACCCCCTGCGCCGATCCGGCGTCTACGCGGCGCAGCAGCTCCTGCGCGACCGAGAGATAGCTCTTCGCCCCGACCGACTGCACATCATAGAGCAGGATCGGCTTGCCGAAACTCGGCGCCTCGGCGAGCCGGACATTCCGGGGAATGACGGTGCGGAACACGCCGGCACCAAAATATTCGCGCGCGTCGTTGGCCACCTGGCGGGCGAGGTTGATGCGGGTGTCGAACATCGTGAGCAACACGCCGTCGATGGCCAGCCCGGGATTGAAGTTCTGCTGCACCAGGCGAATGGTGTTCAACAGCTGCGAAATTCCCTCGAGCGCATAGTACTCGCACTGGATCGGGATGATGACGGCGTCCGCCGCGGTCAGCACGTTGAGCGTCAACAGGCCGAGCGACGGGGGGCAGTCGATCAGGATGTAGTCGTAGTCCTCACGGATCGGCTCGAGGGCGCGGCGGAGCGCGGTTTCGCGCTGCGGACGATCGACCAGTTCGAGTTCCGCACCGACGAGGTCCTGCGTGGCCGGGAGGATATCGAGAAAGGGCAGGGCCTCGTCGTGGAGAATGATGTCGCGCGCGGGGCGCTCGTCGATCACCGCGTCGTAGAGCGAGAGACGGACCTGGTCGCGATGCACACCGACACCGCTCGACGCGTTGCCTTGCGGGTCGGCGTCGATCAGCAGCGTGCGCTTCTCGGCAATCGCGAGCGAGGCGGCAAGATTCACCGCCGTCGTCGTTTTACCGACGCCGCCCTTCTGATTGGCAATCGCGATGACTCTGGCCATGAGCGGGGTGAGCGCCTGGGTCGAAGAGGTAAGGTTAGGGAGGACAGGAATATAGGCGGTTTCTGCCCCCCAGTCGACTTTGAAGTCTCTGGTCGCCGGCCCGAGACGAGGGAGGGTCGGAAAACCGCCGGAGAGTCGGAAGCCCGCAGGAGTGTGATATTGCTCGTATTGTCTTTTAACATATTGCAAGAAAATGACTTACACGACACAAAAATCGATCGTACTGGATCGTCCTAGCCTGTTTCACGTGAAACAGAGGGTAGGTTTTCCGACCCTCCCTGACCTCCGACCCTCCCTTGTTTCTTCTCTTGTCTACGAGCGAGTGGGGCGTGGTTTCACGTGAAACAGTGTGGGCTGTGGGGTCCCACCTTCGCGGCTTC
Proteins encoded:
- a CDS encoding AAA family ATPase, producing MARVIAIANQKGGVGKTTTAVNLAASLAIAEKRTLLIDADPQGNASSGVGVHRDQVRLSLYDAVIDERPARDIILHDEALPFLDILPATQDLVGAELELVDRPQRETALRRALEPIREDYDYILIDCPPSLGLLTLNVLTAADAVIIPIQCEYYALEGISQLLNTIRLVQQNFNPGLAIDGVLLTMFDTRINLARQVANDAREYFGAGVFRTVIPRNVRLAEAPSFGKPILLYDVQSVGAKSYLSVAQELLRRVDAGSAQGVQS
- a CDS encoding ABC transporter permease; its protein translation is MRGNLRALGTGVAALAVGLLILAVGLHLAGYDAGAALAALWDGAFGSWRAFTGATLLRSVPLILIGLGFALALRGGALNIGAEGQFYAGAIAATWVGVHVGGWSPWLALPSVALAGIVGGALWMALPVLLKLRFGVLEVISTLLLNFVAESLVSWMVQGPMQEPSGIYPQSAPITEAARLPMLPGTRLHVGFVVALIVAGVLAWIFARTWWGFRLRALGEGPRAAEVSGRVRPGRMIAVALFGSGALAGLAGAFEVSGVSYALYQNLSPGYGFTAIGVALLARLRPSAIVLTGIVFAALEAGAGAMQRDAGIPAVAVYVVEGVIILVLLLGDAAARRGVKRQAAPQVSDGAA
- a CDS encoding BMP family protein, which encodes MVHRALGWVLAGALLAGCATREAPAPFRVALVTPGSIADAAWNSGAFTGLGQIHDSLGVPVSHVEARTPAEQEEALRTYAAQGYNLVFGHGFEFQGPAERVSADYPAVVFIITSGERVQGNVAPLIFRLSEASYLAGMVAGGLTKSGVIGFVGGVELPPVREASDAWVAGARAVNPKVQSRTTYLNNWDDAALGREAARALIRVGADMLHHNADAAAIGVFQAAKEAPGVYVFGANADQTALAPTRVIGSAVIDLPRALLLVAREVQGGTFTPKVESFGLASGVVRYVPNPALDSMVPPALAARVRAAEDSIRQQDDQ
- a CDS encoding ParB/RepB/Spo0J family partition protein, which produces MSEARRLGRGLEALLGPVSKEQAEKEGNLRELPVTSIRPNPFQPRTRVDEEPLKELVASIEASGLLQPVVVRPQGSSYELIAGERRWRAVQRLGWTRIPAVIKDADDKTLLTLALIENLQRDDLSPIDEALGYQRLQEQFGVAQAEVARLVGRDRSTVANLLRLLGLPEAVRDLVDHGALSAGHARALLGLTDAKLIVKLGRQAVADGWSVREMEARVRQGPDSAKRPKTKRAEPGPVSAEVQRVEDALRKHLGTDVRVTQRRKGRGIVQLSYYSNDDLARLLELILGTPFEG
- a CDS encoding polymer-forming cytoskeletal protein, producing MAIFSNTPREPEVNQMRRRTDHTSLSIIAKDLTVTGDLQTEGVVKIEGKVKGIIRANTQALVAPGALVQGDIHTAEAVIGGRVEGNVHATDRVEVQTTAEVQGDVFTRRIVVLEGGSVNGSIKMGSAKDPKAAPKVEPKVEPKPESRPELGPKG
- a CDS encoding Nif3-like dinuclear metal center hexameric protein, which encodes MSEHAVPVAEVAEYLDTLLRVREVPDEGNAVNGLQVENGGTVDRIVAAVDASLEAIENAAAAGSEGGTLLLVHHGLLWDGNVPLTGRRYRRVRALFDRNIALYSAHIPLDLHPDLGNNIVLARRLDIDLEGWFGEYKGQRLGVYGELSLAREELVKRIEGQLGDAARLIPGGPATTQRVGIVTGNGGGFIAEAIAADIDTLITGEGPHHTYFDAMELGINLIYAGHYATEQVGVQALAQHLGLRFELPWEFHRHPTGM
- a CDS encoding M23 family metallopeptidase; this encodes MKTPRPQITVMVHRDGEVNSRTFRMPIWLFRILVGTGAVLLVSALVVGAWYAPLLKAAASVPRLREDVARLEAETGKVRELAAALDSVERRYGRLREMVGADIVPDPIALAYSLPLAPPVNAAPPGPRVTLPPGPTVPYRWPLDAAGYMTRGLVPAGGTEEEHTGVDLAVTIGTPVRAVGGGTVIDSGNDPEYGIFVLISHPDGYASKYGHLSRSLVTTGQLVNAGDVIGLSGNTGRSTAPHLHLEIRRGDETIDPLTMVNEDSR
- a CDS encoding ABC transporter ATP-binding protein; the protein is MSLSLTGISKSFGSVRALHGVDLVVRAGEVHAVLGENGAGKSTLMHIADGLLRPEAGTISVDGMPVRFGSPRDARRLGIGMVHQHSTAVPALSVMENIALAAGWPVAPAPLRRRTAELTARLALHLDPLQTASELSVALKQRLEIVKALASDARILLLDEPTAVLAPAEAEELFQFVREFTRTGGAVVLITHKLDEALAAADRVTVLRRGVVTLAAPRADVTAELLTEAMIGGALTRAPRRHATGEGPALIQCDGLEVQGESGPGLRRASFTIRGGELVAVAGVEGNGQRELLRAVAQLLPPRRGALKVAGPVAFVPEDRTTEGLIPTLSLTENVVLGVGRVAPWISGRGVRQVHWTEAGARTTKLLEEFDVRAGGANAKAGSLSGGNQQKLLIARALERRPRVLVAENPTRGLDLQAAADVHAHLRAAASAGAAVLVYSNDLDEVLELGDRILVAANGAIVEAPPGADRHRLGEMMLRSGASDAR